A single genomic interval of Canis lupus dingo isolate Sandy chromosome 6, ASM325472v2, whole genome shotgun sequence harbors:
- the LOC112640356 gene encoding 10 kDa heat shock protein, mitochondrial-like produces the protein MAEQVFREFFPLFDGVLVERNAAETVTKGGIMLPEKSQGKVLQATVVAVGSGPKGKGGEIEPVSVKVGDKVLLSEYGGTKVVLDDKGYFLFRDGDIIGKYVD, from the coding sequence ATGGCAGAGCAAGTGTTTAGAgagttttttcccctctttgatGGAGTTTTAGTTGAAAGGAATGCAGCTGAAACTGTAACCAAAGGAGGTATTATGCttccagaaaaatctcaaggaAAAGTGTTGCAAGCAACAGTAGTAGCTGTTGGATCGGGTCCTAAAGGAAAGGGTGGAGAGATTGAGCCAGTTAGTGTGAAAGTTGGAGATAAAGTTCTTCTCTCAGAATATGGAGGCACCAAAGTAGTTCTAGATGACAAGGGTTATTTCTTATTTAGAGATGGTGACATTATCGGGAAGTATGTGGACTGA